From a single Cyprinus carpio isolate SPL01 chromosome A3, ASM1834038v1, whole genome shotgun sequence genomic region:
- the LOC109047162 gene encoding galectin-3-binding protein A-like — MVMYILWTLLFFHVSAQRWTLFDEESKPKREGRVRLVGDLPSSGRVEVYHDGQWGTVCDDGWDLAEAQVVCRQLGFPGAISVTPGGQYGEGSGSVWLDDMNCKGSESSLSECCFKGWGITDCSHKEDAGVVCETGTNITTDHQFFLDNSLGLSDDLGLLFDSGDGCDFRINVQDVSEESELTFCVHSMILMIYPELNITNNSGNLTVDVSQTCHPHVSAFLRYLYSRQIDVSITSAQCLHQLAFNFGVKKLIEDVGRAFTLLIPEDNTFHTQVSMFEYGLRTGDLVLQENVLQYLSWNFEFLISSPVWSTISFHMMDALLRRSDLIVKDEAFLLEALERWIQDKGDEISSDQQASLLNHIRFLLIPVDKLYEMQFSSSILHRNHEKLYLTGLLRGFQFNALPFSKIRNQMYNTSSEYLPRIYTGDEWSVFINDTTVNYQYHNYYYGQNNRIQSFSTPAHPSALYKEQNVQWQAQVFLSNQECSYYGIPCTSFPVARFLASGNQNMYTSTIRYSNRLILTCKNENNIFHVQDFKNDMAVIPNNSSMGLPNPCPDDYSFRFVVRPEYI, encoded by the exons ATGGTCATGTATATTTTATGGACATTGCTGTTTTTCCATGTGTCAGCACAGCGGTGGACTTTGTTTG ATGAAGAGTCAAAGCCTAAACGTGAAGGTAGAGTGCGACTGGTGGGGGATCTGCCTTCATCTGGTCGTGTGGAGGTCTACCATGATGGACAGTGGGGTACAGTTTGTGATGACGGATGGGACCTGGCTGAAGCACAAGTGGTGTGTCGTCAGTTGGGTTTTCCTGGAGCAATATCGGTTACGCCTGGAGGACAATATGGTGAAG GCTCTGGTTCAGTCTGGCTGGATGACATGAACTGCAAAGGATCAGAGAGCTCATTGTCTGAATGCTGCTTCAAAGGCTGGGGTATTACTGACTGCTCACATAAAGAGGATGCAGGAGTGGTCTGTGAAACTG GTACAAACATAACCACCGATCATCAGTTCTTTCTGGATAACAGTCTGGGTTTGTCTGATGATCTCGGTCTTCTGTTTGACAGTGGAGATGGTTGTGATTTCAGAATTAATGTCCAAGACGTCAGTGAAGAGTCAGAATTGACTTTTTGTGTGCACAGCATGATCCTTATGATTTATCCAGaattaaacataacaaacaaCTCCGGAAACCTCACAGTGGATGTCAGCCAGACCTGCCATCCTCATGTCTCTGCTTTTCTCAG GTATTTGTACTCACGTCAGATTGATGTTTCCATCACATCGGCTCAATGTCTGCATCAGCTGGCGTTTAACTTTGGAGTGAAGAAGCTTATTGAGGATGTCGGAAGAGCCTTCACTTTACTCATTCCTGAAGACAACACCTTCCATACACAGGTATCCATGTTCGAGTATGGCCTCCGCACAGGTGACCTTGTTCTGCAGGAGAATGTCCTTCAGTATCTTTCCTGGAACTTTGAGTTCCTCATAAGCTCTCCAGTGTGGAGCACCATCTCCTTTCACATGATGGACGCTCTGCTGCGGCGCTCAGACCTGATTGTGAAGGATGAAGCTTTTCTTCTTGAAGCTCTGGAGAGATGGATTCAAGACAAAGGAGATGAGATTAGCTCAGATCAACAGGCCAGTCTCCTGAACCACATCCGCTTCCTCTTGATCCCAGTGGATAAACTGTACGAAATGCAGTTTTCCTCAAGCATTCTCCATCGGAATCATGAGAAACTGTACCTAACAGGTCTGCTCAGGGGTTTTCAGTTCAATGCTCTGCCCTTCTCTAAGATCAGGAATCAAATGTATAACACGAGTAGTGAGTATCTACCCAGAATATACACTGGAGATGAGTGGAGTGTATTTATCAATGACACAACCGTCAATTACCAATACCATAACTACTACTATGGCCAAAATAACAGAATCCAGTCCTTCTCCACTCCAGCACACCCTAGTGCTCTTTACAAAGAACAAAATGTGCAGTGGCAAGCCCAGGTGTTTCTTAGTAATCAAGAATGCTCTTATTATGGTATTCCATGTACATCTTTTCCTGTTGCAAGATTTCTTGCAAGTGGTAATCAGAATATGTACACTAGCACCATTCGCTACAGCAACAGGTTAATTCTCACCTGTAAGAACGAAAACAATATCTTTCATGTCCAAGATTTCAAAAACGACATGGCTGTGATTCCAAATAACAGCAGTATGGGTCTGCCGAACCCCTGTCCTGATGACTACAGTTTTAGATTTGTAGTGCGTCCAGAGTATATCTAA
- the LOC109047172 gene encoding soluble calcium-activated nucleotidase 1-like, whose amino-acid sequence MPVSPGYARLNQNEPMNSLRISVGGLPMLASMTNTTDSRFRIKWKAIVVIALALTLVLLIYMHLLPFHPQPRGKYGLRLNHQEVRTEGHYNDTYPLSPPERTAQGIRYRIGLIADLDTNSLSDKKLTWFSYMLKGYLLVSESGDTVAVEWDQDRVVLESHLAEKGRGMELSELVVFNGKLYSVDDRTGVVYNIDGLKAVPWVILPDGDGSVSKGFKAEWLAVKDEHLYVGGLGKEWTTTSGEVLNDNPEWVKVVGFNGDVQHQNWVPKYNALRSAAGISPPGYLIHESAAWSDTLQHWFFLPRRASSKQYDETADERRGTNLMLSCSPDFQDIKVRNVGPLNPTHGFSSFKFIPNTDDQIIVALKSEEDAGKIATYIVAFTLDGRILLSETKIGDVKYEGLEFI is encoded by the exons ATGCCTGTTTCTCCAGGCTATGCACGTCTTAACCAAAATGAGCCTATGAACTCTTTGCGCATCTCTGTTGGAGGGCTCCCGATGCTGGCTTCCATGACTAACACCACCGACTCCCGCTTCCGCATCAAATGGAAAGCCATTGTGGTGATCGCATTAGCACTAACCCTCGTCCTCCTTATCTACATGCATCTTTTGCCCTTTCACCCCCAACCCAGAGGCAAATATGGTTTGAGGTTAAACCATCAGGAGGTGAGAACGGAGGGCCATTACAATGACACATACCCCCTCAGTCCACCAGAGCGCACGGCACAGGGCATACGCTACCGTATAGGGCTCATCGCTGACCTCGACACGAACTCACTCAGCGACAAGAAGCTGACCTGGTTTAGCTACATGCTGAAGGGTTACCTCCTGGTGTCGGAGAGTGGAGATACAGTGGCGGTTGAATGGGATCAGGACAGGGTGGTCTTGGAAAGCCACCTGGCAGAGAAGGGTCGGGGCATGGAGCTCTCTGAATTAGTGGTGTTTAATGGCAAACTGTACAGCGTTGATGATCGAACGGGTGTTGTATATAACATAGATGGACTCAAGGCAGTGCCCTGGGTCATACTGCCTGATGGGGATGGCTCGGTTTCAAAAG GGTTTAAGGCTGAGTGGCTTGCAGTGAAGGACGAGCACTTATATGTGGGGGGTTTGGGGAAGGAGTGGACCACCACCAGTGGAGAAGTGCTGAATGACAATCCTGAGTGGGTAAAAGTGGTGGGATTCAACGGAGATGTACAGCACCAGAACTGGGTCCCTAAGTACAATGCTCTCCGCAGCGCTGCAGGCATCAGTCCGCCCG GGTACCTCATACATGAGTCTGCAGCTTGGAGCGACACATTGCAGCACTGGTTCTTCCTGCCACGACGTGCTAGCAGCAAGCAATACGATGAGACAGCAGATGAGCGAAGGGGCACCAATCTAATGCTCAGCTGCTCCCCAGACTTCCAGGACATTAAAGTGAGAAATGTTGGGCCCCTGAACCCTACGCATGGCTTTTCTTCATTCAAGTTTATCCCCAACACAGATGATCAGATTATTGTTGCCCTAAAGTCTGAGGAGGATGCTGGGAAAATCGCCACTTACATTGTGGCGTTCACCCTAGACGGCAGAATCCTGCTTTCTGAAACAAAGATTGGGGACGTGAAGTATGAGGGACTTGAATTCATTTAG
- the LOC109047233 gene encoding galectin-3-binding protein A-like, producing MYLLWPLLFLHVSAARLSSFDVRLKQPKQEGKVRLVGDLPSSGRVEVYHDGQWGTVCDDGWDLAEAQVVCRQLGFPGAKSFMPGGRYGEGSGSIWLDDMNCKGSESSLSECSFKGWGITDCSHKEDAGVVCETGTNTTSNRQFSVDNSLGLSEDLGLLFDSGSGCDFRIKVKDDSEESELTFCVHSMILMFYPELNITKDSRTLTMDVSQTCHPHVSAFLRYLYSRQIDVSITSAQCLHQLAFNFGVKKLMEDVGRAFTLLLPEDNTFHTQVSMFEYGLRTGDLVLQENVLQYLSWNFEFLISSPVWSTISFHMMDALLRRSDLVVKDEAFLLEALERWIQDKGDEISSDQQASLLNHIRYLLIPVDKLYEMQFSSSVLHRNHEKLYLTGLLRGFQFNALPFSKIRKQMYNTSSEYLPRIYTGDEWSVIFNATTVKYPRYAYRNGYTVGYNYNRGYGQNNRIQTFSTPAHPSALYREQKVFWQAQVFLSSQECSNYGISCYSFPVARFLASGNQNMYTSTIRYSNRLILTCKNENNVFHVQDFKNSMAVIPNNSSMGLPNPCPDDYSFRFVVRPEYI from the exons ATGTACCTCCTATGGCCTCTACTGTTTCTTCACGTTTCAGCAGCGCGTCTGAGCTCGTTTG ATGTCAGACTAAAGCAGCCAAAACAAGAGGGCAAAGTGCGACTGGTGGGGGATCTGCCTTCGTCTGGTCGTGTGGAGGTTTACCATGATGGACAGTGGGGTACAGTTTGTGATGATGGATGGGACCTGGCTGAAGCACAAGTAGTGTGTCGTCAGCTGGGTTTTCCTGGAGCAAAATCATTTATGCCTGGAGGACGTTATGGTGAAG GCTCTGGTTCAATCTGGCTGGATGACATGAACTGTAAAGGCTCGGAGAGCTCATTGTCTGAATGCAGCTTCAAAGGCTGGGGTATTACTGACTGCTCACATAAAGAGGATGCAGGAGTGGTCTGTGAGACTG GTACAAACACAACCAGCAATCGTCAGTTCTCTGTGGATAACAGTCTGGGTTTGTCTGAAGATCTCGGTCTTCTGTTTGACAGTGGAAGTGGTTGTGATTTCAGAATTAAAGTAAAAGACGACAGTGAAGAGTCAGAATTGACGTTTTGTGTGCACAGCATGATCCTCATGTTTTATCCAGAACTAAACATAACAAAAGACTCTAGAACCCTCACAATGGATGTCAGCCAGACCTGCCATCCTCATGTCTCTGCTTTTCTTAG GTATTTGTACTCACGTCAGATTGATGTTTCCATCACATCGGCTCAATGTCTGCATCAGCTGGCGTTTAACTTTGGAGTGAAGAAGCTTATGGAGGATGTCGGAAGAGCCTTCACTTTACTCCTTCCTGAAGACAACACCTTCCATACACAGGTATCCATGTTCGAGTATGGCCTCCGCACAGGTGACCTTGTTCTGCAGGAGAATGTCCTTCAGTATCTTTCCTGGAACTTTGAGTTCCTCATAAGCTCTCCAGTGTGGAGCACCATCTCCTTTCACATGATGGACGCTCTGCTGCGGCGCTCAGACCTGGTTGTGAAGGATGAAGCTTTTCTTCTTGAAGCTCTGGAGAGATGGATCCAAGACAAAGGAGATGAGATTAGCTCAGATCAACAGGCCAGTCTCCTGAACCACATCCGCTACCTCTTGATCCCAGTGGATAAACTGTACGAAATGCAGTTTTCCTCAAGCGTTCTCCATCGGAATCATGAGAAACTGTACCTAACAGGTCTGCTCAGAGGTTTTCAGTTCAATGCTCTGCCCTTCTCTAAGATCAGAAAGCAAATGTATAACACGAGTAGTGAGTATCTACCCAGAATATACACTGGAGATGAGTGGAGTGTAATTTTCAATGCAACCACTGTCAAATACCCACGTTATGCATACAGAAATGGTTATACTGTAGGTTATAACTATAACCGCGGGTATGGCCAAAATAACAGAATCCAAACCTTCTCCACTCCAGCACACCCTAGTGCTCTTTACAGAGAGCAAAAGGTCTTTTGGCAAGCCCAGGTTTTTCTTAGTAGTCAGGAATGCTCTAATTATGGTATTTCATGTTATTCCTTTCCTGTTGCAAGATTTCTTGCAAGTGGTAATCAGAACATGTACACTAGCACCATTCGCTACAGCAACAGGTTAATTCTCACCTGTAAGAATGAAAACAATGTCTTTCATGTCCAAGATTTCAAAAACAGCATGGCTGTGATTCCAAATAACAGCAGTATGGGTCTGCCGAACCCCTGTCCTGATGACTACAGTTTTAGATTTGTAGTGCGTCCAGAGTATATCTAA